From Pontibacter actiniarum, a single genomic window includes:
- a CDS encoding hemerythrin domain-containing protein: MKRHESLIPISRQHHGGLLTARLLQHGAPAYKGMPTTPAAKRDYVLRFLQEHLLAHFKLEEETVFELAAGFSEELKQQTEALMAEHRRLEQLILALPASPEADLPDRLHEVGHLLERHIRQEERVFFEQLQQVLPEGKLLQLHRLVAQHLA; this comes from the coding sequence ATGAAGCGCCACGAGAGCCTTATCCCCATCTCCAGGCAGCACCACGGCGGGCTGCTCACGGCAAGGCTGCTACAGCACGGCGCACCTGCTTACAAAGGCATGCCCACCACCCCCGCCGCCAAGCGCGACTACGTACTGCGCTTTCTGCAGGAGCACCTGCTGGCCCACTTTAAGCTGGAGGAGGAAACGGTTTTTGAACTTGCCGCCGGTTTTTCAGAGGAGCTGAAGCAGCAGACGGAAGCGCTGATGGCAGAACACCGGCGGCTGGAGCAGCTTATACTTGCCCTGCCAGCATCTCCGGAGGCCGACCTGCCAGACAGGCTGCATGAGGTGGGGCACCTGCTGGAACGGCACATCCGCCAGGAGGAGCGTGTGTTTTTTGAGCAACTGCAGCAGGTGTTACCGGAGGGTAAGCTGCTGCAGTTGCACCGGCTTGTGGCGCAGCACCTGGCCTAA
- a CDS encoding DUF3999 family protein encodes MLRCKNIVLYLFLYFAVAPVVAQPKYKRQATVPAPAQSGYHRILLPPAVTGYLQPNLADLRLYDRQQQEIPYLLRQEERQRSSQTFSPYNIVHYTHKAGCCSELLIENTAQRQISNLSLLIKNADVQKQVSLSGSNNRESWYVLKAQDVLHTINSTENTAQLKLLEFPLNDYRYLRLQLNDSSNAPLNILQAGYYNTSTEEGTYTVIPVQQTTRTDSSAVKRSYIHLTFEYPVYPELLQLQVTAPDLYLRNGHVILGKAAEAPQRKRRRKKDARQPVTESFILSSGKPATIELPKQQVQELTVVIENEDNLPLSMSDIKVLQLNRYLVANLAAGEKYTLRFGSKDATAPAYDLPFFRGSIPTDLPILIATNITAVEEHHQAKGATSKVLLWAAIGVVVAGLGYMTVRLLNEMNRERSQRQ; translated from the coding sequence ATGCTTCGCTGTAAAAACATAGTTTTATACCTGTTCTTATACTTTGCAGTAGCTCCTGTAGTGGCGCAGCCAAAGTATAAACGGCAGGCTACTGTACCCGCGCCAGCGCAAAGCGGCTACCATCGTATTTTGCTTCCTCCGGCTGTAACTGGATACCTGCAACCCAACCTGGCTGATTTGCGCCTATATGATAGGCAGCAGCAAGAGATACCCTACCTGTTACGGCAGGAAGAAAGGCAACGCAGTAGCCAGACATTCAGCCCTTACAACATAGTACATTACACGCACAAAGCTGGCTGTTGCTCTGAATTGCTGATCGAAAATACAGCGCAACGCCAGATCAGTAACCTGAGCCTGCTTATAAAGAATGCTGACGTGCAGAAACAAGTAAGCCTGAGCGGAAGCAACAACCGCGAAAGCTGGTATGTGCTTAAAGCGCAGGACGTGTTGCACACCATTAACAGCACAGAAAACACAGCACAGCTAAAACTGCTGGAGTTCCCGCTGAACGATTACCGCTACCTGCGCCTTCAGCTAAACGACTCCTCAAACGCTCCGCTCAATATTCTGCAGGCCGGCTACTACAACACAAGCACCGAAGAAGGCACGTATACTGTTATTCCGGTGCAGCAAACCACCCGCACCGACAGTTCTGCCGTTAAGCGATCATACATCCACCTGACGTTTGAGTACCCGGTTTACCCCGAACTGCTGCAGCTACAGGTAACTGCCCCGGATTTATACTTGCGAAACGGGCACGTTATACTTGGCAAAGCTGCTGAAGCTCCTCAGCGAAAGCGCCGGAGAAAAAAAGATGCACGACAGCCAGTAACCGAAAGTTTTATACTCAGCTCCGGCAAACCAGCTACTATTGAGCTGCCAAAGCAGCAGGTACAGGAGCTTACTGTTGTTATTGAGAATGAGGATAACCTACCTTTAAGTATGTCGGATATAAAAGTGCTGCAACTAAACCGCTATTTGGTGGCTAATCTGGCGGCAGGAGAAAAATACACGTTGCGCTTTGGCAGCAAAGATGCAACCGCACCAGCTTACGATCTCCCGTTTTTCCGGGGTAGTATTCCGACCGATTTGCCCATACTTATAGCCACCAATATTACAGCTGTGGAGGAGCACCACCAGGCAAAAGGGGCCACTTCTAAAGTTTTGCTTTGGGCAGCAATCGGGGTGGTAGTTGCAGGCTTAGGCTACATGACGGTACGGCTGCTCAATGAGATGAACCGCGAGAGAAGCCAAAGGCAATAA
- a CDS encoding gamma carbonic anhydrase family protein, with the protein MPVILPVKGVRPQMGEGCWIAENATIVGDVVMGSECSIWFNAVIRGDVNSIRIGDRTNIQDGAVIHCTYERAATTIGSNVSIGHNAIVHGCTVEDNALVGMGSIVMDNAVVQQNCIVAAGAIVLENTVCESGWIYAGIPARKVKQLSPEQIEGLAKTARNYVMYSGWFSGKPQV; encoded by the coding sequence ATGCCAGTTATACTTCCGGTTAAGGGTGTGCGGCCACAGATGGGCGAGGGCTGCTGGATTGCCGAAAACGCCACCATTGTAGGAGATGTGGTGATGGGGAGCGAGTGCTCTATCTGGTTTAACGCCGTAATCCGCGGCGACGTGAACAGCATTCGCATCGGCGACAGGACAAATATTCAGGATGGGGCCGTTATCCACTGCACTTACGAGCGCGCCGCGACCACAATTGGTAGCAACGTATCGATTGGGCACAACGCCATTGTGCACGGTTGCACGGTGGAAGATAATGCTCTGGTGGGCATGGGCTCCATTGTGATGGACAATGCGGTGGTGCAGCAGAACTGTATTGTGGCGGCGGGGGCCATTGTGCTCGAAAACACGGTCTGCGAGTCTGGGTGGATTTACGCCGGCATACCGGCGCGCAAGGTAAAGCAGCTGAGCCCGGAGCAGATCGAGGGGCTGGCGAAGACTGCCAGGAACTACGTGATGTACAGCGGCTGGTTCAGCGGAAAGCCGCAGGTGTAG
- a CDS encoding porin family protein, translating into MGKILLTSMMVLAWGVAAQAQTFVAGVKAGASSSHVKLRDLQNDPLQYAKADKITGYHVGAFARLQVLGVLLQPELLLSSSGGKVEVTDSQNSTNLYIEKFRFTRMDVPLLLGYNFLKVARVQAGPVASTLLSAKQDGHDIEDYFANSDWGYQAGVGVDIWNLTLDVRYEHINRKYTNTSQQSSGKVKNEQLLVSLGFKLLK; encoded by the coding sequence ATGGGAAAAATACTTTTAACTTCGATGATGGTGTTGGCATGGGGCGTGGCTGCCCAGGCGCAGACTTTTGTGGCTGGCGTAAAGGCAGGGGCAAGCTCCTCGCACGTAAAGCTGCGCGACCTGCAGAACGACCCGTTACAGTACGCGAAGGCAGATAAAATCACGGGCTATCACGTGGGCGCCTTTGCCCGCCTGCAGGTACTCGGCGTACTGCTGCAGCCGGAGCTCCTGCTCTCCTCCTCCGGCGGGAAAGTGGAGGTAACCGACAGCCAGAACAGCACAAACCTTTACATAGAGAAGTTCCGCTTTACCCGGATGGATGTGCCCCTACTGCTGGGCTACAACTTCCTGAAAGTGGCGCGGGTACAGGCCGGGCCGGTAGCCTCTACCCTGCTGAGTGCCAAGCAGGACGGCCACGACATAGAGGACTATTTTGCTAACTCCGACTGGGGCTACCAGGCGGGCGTGGGGGTAGATATCTGGAACCTGACCCTGGATGTGCGCTATGAGCACATCAACCGCAAGTATACCAACACCTCGCAGCAAAGCAGCGGGAAGGTAAAAAACGAGCAGCTTCTGGTGAGCCTTGGCTTTAAGCTGCTCAAATAA
- a CDS encoding radical SAM protein, protein MRIRSKPVLCNYYVTYRCNAKCSFCDIWERPSPYITLEDVAQNLRDLKRLGVEVIDFTGGEPLLHRQIDQMLGMAHEMGFITTLTTNGMLYPKLAERLQGKIDMLHFSLDSADKQEHDTGRGVACYDFVMESIEVARRLGERPDILFTVFRHNLHQLEEVYQKIILPNKLVLIINPAFEYNEVATGEQLTEQELRYLSDFGKRRQVYLNEGFVQLRLDGGNKVEKPVCKAASTTLVISPENELVLPCYHLGSKSYPIRGNLYELYRSQEVEELKRQEGRLPACEGCTINCYMQPSFAVEVNKYFWKALPSTIKYNYLKGTWKRLLPNSSLIN, encoded by the coding sequence ATGCGCATTAGGTCTAAACCGGTACTTTGCAACTATTACGTTACCTATCGTTGTAACGCAAAGTGCTCGTTCTGTGATATATGGGAGCGGCCTTCGCCTTACATCACCTTGGAGGATGTGGCGCAGAACCTCCGCGACCTGAAGCGGCTGGGGGTGGAGGTGATCGACTTTACCGGTGGCGAGCCGCTGCTGCATCGCCAGATAGACCAGATGCTGGGCATGGCGCATGAGATGGGCTTTATCACCACGCTCACCACCAATGGCATGCTTTACCCGAAACTGGCCGAGCGCCTCCAGGGGAAAATCGACATGCTCCACTTTTCCCTGGACTCTGCCGACAAGCAGGAGCACGACACGGGGCGCGGGGTGGCCTGTTACGATTTTGTGATGGAGTCGATAGAGGTGGCGCGCAGACTGGGGGAGCGGCCGGACATTCTGTTCACGGTGTTCCGCCACAACCTGCACCAGCTGGAGGAGGTGTACCAGAAGATCATACTGCCGAACAAGCTGGTGCTGATCATAAACCCGGCTTTTGAGTATAACGAGGTAGCAACCGGAGAGCAGCTGACGGAGCAGGAGCTGCGCTACCTGAGCGACTTTGGCAAGCGCCGGCAAGTATACCTGAACGAGGGTTTCGTGCAGCTGCGCCTGGATGGCGGCAACAAAGTGGAGAAGCCGGTGTGCAAAGCCGCCAGCACCACCCTCGTTATCTCTCCGGAGAACGAGCTGGTGCTGCCTTGCTACCACCTGGGCTCTAAGAGCTACCCTATCCGGGGGAACCTCTACGAGCTTTACCGAAGCCAGGAGGTGGAGGAGCTGAAGCGGCAGGAGGGCAGGCTTCCGGCCTGCGAGGGCTGTACCATAAACTGCTACATGCAGCCCAGCTTTGCTGTAGAAGTAAACAAATACTTTTGGAAGGCCCTGCCCAGCACCATCAAGTATAACTACCTGAAAGGCACCTGGAAGCGGCTGCTCCCAAACAGCTCATTGATCAACTAG
- a CDS encoding RidA family protein, giving the protein MKRKNISSGALWEDRVGYSRAVRVGHTIEVAGTTATRGDEVVGKGSPYEQAKYILEKIEQALQQAGASLQHVVRTRIYVTDIKNWEEVGRAHHQVFQDIKPASTLVQVAALINPEHLVEIEATALLSTDEAPSPPATAP; this is encoded by the coding sequence ATGAAAAGAAAAAACATTTCGTCCGGAGCCTTGTGGGAAGACAGGGTAGGCTACAGCCGCGCCGTTCGGGTTGGCCACACCATCGAGGTTGCCGGCACCACCGCCACCAGGGGCGATGAAGTGGTAGGCAAAGGCAGCCCATACGAGCAGGCTAAGTACATTTTAGAAAAGATTGAGCAGGCACTGCAGCAGGCCGGGGCCTCGCTACAGCACGTGGTGCGCACCCGCATCTACGTAACCGACATCAAAAACTGGGAAGAGGTGGGGCGTGCGCACCACCAGGTGTTTCAGGACATAAAGCCAGCCTCCACCCTGGTGCAGGTGGCGGCGCTCATTAACCCGGAGCACCTGGTGGAGATAGAGGCCACAGCCCTGCTCAGCACCGACGAGGCACCCTCGCCACCCGCCACAGCCCCGTAA
- a CDS encoding DUF2339 domain-containing protein, which produces MEITLLLILIFVVVWFSQHLSGKLGQQNYELQDMRKEMQLLREQLEKQATPSAPPATKQTETAKESVEEVKRSLRPTPPPPAPTPAPEPVVPEPVVEQPAPMFEPEPIAAFEAPQEHSTAPSIPKLSFFQRNPDWEKFIGENLINKLGIAILVLGIGFFVKYAIDQEWINEVGRVAIGILAGGLLLGIAHRLRKPYQAFSSVLIGGGMAVLYFTIAIAFHEYALFSQTVAFILMVGITGFTIFLSLAYNRMELAVLALIGGFGSPFMVSTGEGNYAVLFTFVLILNVGILVLAYFKKWNLLNIIAYVFTIILYGGWLSTRVVGAPNPPYFGALLFATLFYLVFFLMNIINNVKEQRRFTAPEIMMLLSNTFLYYSAGMFVLHNMADGAYKGVFTLVLAAFNFVFAYLLYKNPKTDRNLVYLLIGLVLTFLSLTAPVQLEGNYITLFWALEAVLLLWLWQKSGIKLIRIASVLVLGLMLFSLVLDWRLYSFTDVAFATVLPVIFNKLFITGLVTVAALAATNYLLRQEQEESFIGFDISTYKKAVKVLLFAFLYLVLLLELNYQLLQATTTYGTRAFILGAYNYLYLLGLVYWSVRQQNASIKKGIAAATAISVAVYLLVLHPLVSDSRDLYLLGASGTLTGFWWHYLPLLLVVLILGAFLYLVQGLYGYRHRLGKLSLWFASFALVFLASAELEHIALLSSYEGDVPLEAQLSQIRRIGFAILWGVSSFVLMMIGMQRKLKTLRVISLTLFFLTLLKLFLFDIRGISEGGKIAAFICLGVLLLVVSFMYQKLKTLILEDESHTEKPAPDASL; this is translated from the coding sequence ATGGAAATTACGCTGCTCCTCATACTTATTTTCGTCGTCGTCTGGTTCTCTCAACACTTATCCGGCAAACTAGGGCAACAGAACTATGAGTTGCAGGATATGCGAAAGGAAATGCAACTACTGCGGGAGCAGCTGGAAAAGCAGGCTACTCCATCAGCCCCTCCTGCTACCAAACAAACAGAAACAGCAAAAGAGAGTGTGGAGGAAGTAAAGCGAAGCTTAAGGCCTACGCCTCCACCGCCAGCACCTACACCAGCTCCGGAGCCTGTGGTGCCAGAGCCAGTAGTTGAGCAGCCAGCACCTATGTTTGAGCCGGAGCCAATCGCTGCTTTCGAGGCTCCACAGGAACATAGTACCGCTCCCTCCATACCAAAGCTATCTTTCTTTCAGCGCAACCCTGATTGGGAGAAGTTTATCGGCGAGAACCTTATCAACAAACTAGGCATTGCCATATTGGTGCTGGGCATCGGCTTCTTCGTGAAATACGCCATAGACCAGGAATGGATAAATGAAGTAGGCCGTGTAGCCATTGGCATACTGGCTGGTGGACTGCTGCTGGGCATTGCGCACCGGCTGCGGAAACCTTACCAAGCCTTTAGCTCCGTGTTGATCGGTGGCGGTATGGCCGTGTTATACTTCACTATAGCTATTGCTTTTCATGAGTACGCCCTTTTCAGCCAAACAGTAGCGTTTATACTGATGGTAGGCATTACGGGCTTTACCATTTTCCTGTCGCTGGCCTATAACCGCATGGAGCTGGCCGTGCTGGCGCTTATCGGAGGCTTCGGCAGTCCGTTTATGGTGAGTACCGGCGAGGGCAACTATGCGGTACTCTTTACTTTTGTGCTGATCCTGAATGTGGGCATCCTGGTGCTGGCTTACTTTAAGAAATGGAACCTGCTCAACATTATCGCCTACGTTTTCACGATTATACTTTATGGTGGCTGGCTAAGTACTAGAGTAGTAGGCGCACCCAACCCGCCATACTTCGGGGCCCTGCTTTTTGCCACGCTATTCTACCTGGTGTTCTTCCTCATGAACATCATCAACAACGTAAAAGAGCAGCGTCGCTTCACTGCCCCGGAAATCATGATGCTGCTGAGCAATACCTTCCTGTACTACTCAGCTGGCATGTTTGTATTACACAACATGGCAGATGGTGCTTATAAAGGAGTGTTCACCCTTGTGCTGGCGGCGTTTAACTTTGTGTTTGCTTACCTGCTGTACAAGAATCCTAAAACTGACCGCAACCTGGTATACCTGCTCATCGGGCTGGTGCTAACCTTCCTGAGCCTTACGGCACCTGTGCAGCTGGAGGGCAACTACATCACGCTCTTCTGGGCACTGGAGGCTGTGCTACTACTGTGGCTGTGGCAGAAATCTGGTATAAAGCTGATTCGGATAGCATCAGTGTTGGTGCTGGGCCTCATGTTGTTTAGCCTTGTCCTGGATTGGCGGCTTTACTCCTTTACTGATGTTGCTTTTGCCACTGTGCTTCCTGTTATTTTTAACAAGCTATTTATTACAGGGCTTGTAACGGTAGCGGCTCTGGCTGCCACGAATTATTTGCTTAGGCAGGAACAGGAAGAGTCTTTTATCGGGTTTGACATCAGCACATACAAGAAAGCTGTTAAGGTTCTGCTTTTTGCTTTCCTGTACCTGGTCCTGCTGTTGGAACTGAACTATCAGCTTTTACAGGCTACCACCACCTATGGCACCAGGGCATTTATACTTGGCGCATACAATTATTTATACTTACTCGGCCTTGTGTACTGGAGCGTGCGTCAGCAAAACGCCAGCATTAAAAAAGGCATTGCGGCTGCAACGGCAATAAGCGTAGCAGTTTACCTGCTGGTACTACACCCGCTGGTGTCCGACAGCCGAGATTTATACTTACTCGGCGCTTCCGGCACCCTTACCGGTTTCTGGTGGCATTACCTGCCCTTGCTGCTGGTTGTGCTTATACTTGGAGCGTTCCTTTACTTGGTTCAGGGGCTCTACGGCTACAGGCACAGGTTAGGCAAACTCAGCCTATGGTTTGCCAGCTTTGCCCTCGTGTTTCTGGCAAGTGCCGAGCTGGAGCACATAGCACTTCTATCTTCTTATGAAGGTGATGTGCCGTTGGAGGCGCAGCTCTCCCAGATCCGCAGGATAGGCTTTGCCATACTTTGGGGAGTAAGTTCTTTTGTGCTGATGATGATAGGCATGCAACGGAAGCTGAAAACGCTCCGGGTTATCTCGCTTACGCTGTTCTTCCTCACGCTGCTCAAGCTGTTTCTGTTCGATATCAGGGGTATTTCGGAAGGAGGCAAAATAGCAGCCTTTATCTGCCTTGGCGTGCTTTTGCTGGTGGTATCGTTTATGTACCAAAAGTTAAAGACTCTGATTTTAGAGGACGAGTCACATACTGAAAAGCCTGCGCCTGATGCTTCGCTGTAA
- a CDS encoding hemolysin family protein, which yields MVLDILLTIFLVLLNGFFVAAEFAIVKVRSSQIELRAQSGNTMAKLAQNMLTHLDAYLSATQLGITLASLGLGWIGESVVARMVINVMEAFGFRGGEALAHTIALPVSFAIITVLHIVFGELAPKSLAIQRSESTALAVAYPLRFFYVLFKPFIWLLNGLANLVLRGLGIQPMHGAEVHTAEELRLLFEQSVEGGAIQDSHHELIENVFHFNERMVKQILVPRTKMVAIDVNIPEEELMEIIFNEGYSRLPVYTGNVDNIVGILYVKDILSIMRLGQPIVIDDLMRPAYFVPETKKINLLLKQFQRRHLHMAIATDEFGGVSGIVTIEDIIEELVGEIQDEYDEEVPLVERISDFEYKVSGSAAISDANDYLPYPLPEGEDYETVGGLLNVIYGQIPENLNETTTFNQYDVRILEKSERRVESVLLTVREEDRDEIS from the coding sequence ATGGTTTTAGACATCCTCTTAACAATATTCCTGGTTCTCCTCAACGGTTTCTTTGTGGCCGCAGAGTTTGCTATCGTAAAAGTACGCTCCTCCCAGATAGAGCTGCGCGCCCAGTCGGGTAACACGATGGCCAAGCTGGCGCAGAACATGCTCACCCACCTCGACGCCTACCTGTCGGCTACGCAGCTGGGCATTACGCTGGCTTCGCTGGGCCTGGGCTGGATAGGCGAGAGCGTGGTCGCCCGAATGGTGATTAACGTGATGGAGGCCTTTGGCTTCCGGGGCGGCGAGGCGCTGGCGCATACCATCGCACTACCTGTTTCCTTTGCCATTATCACCGTGCTGCACATTGTTTTCGGTGAGCTGGCGCCTAAGTCGCTGGCCATACAGCGCTCTGAGTCCACGGCGCTGGCCGTTGCTTACCCGCTGCGCTTCTTCTACGTGCTGTTTAAGCCGTTTATCTGGCTGCTGAACGGCTTGGCCAACCTGGTGCTGCGGGGCCTGGGCATACAGCCGATGCATGGCGCGGAGGTGCACACTGCCGAGGAACTGCGCCTGCTCTTCGAACAAAGCGTGGAGGGCGGCGCCATACAGGACTCCCACCACGAGCTCATCGAGAATGTGTTCCATTTTAACGAGCGCATGGTGAAGCAGATTCTGGTGCCGCGCACAAAAATGGTCGCCATTGATGTGAACATCCCGGAGGAGGAGCTCATGGAGATCATCTTTAACGAAGGCTATTCGCGCCTGCCCGTGTACACCGGCAACGTCGATAACATCGTCGGTATACTTTATGTGAAGGACATCCTGAGCATTATGCGCCTGGGGCAACCTATCGTGATTGATGACCTGATGCGCCCGGCCTATTTTGTTCCGGAAACCAAAAAGATCAACCTGCTGCTAAAGCAGTTCCAGCGCCGCCACCTGCACATGGCCATTGCCACCGACGAGTTCGGGGGAGTGTCCGGTATCGTAACGATAGAGGATATTATTGAGGAGCTGGTAGGCGAGATCCAGGACGAGTACGACGAGGAGGTACCGCTGGTGGAGCGCATCAGCGACTTTGAGTACAAGGTAAGTGGCTCTGCCGCCATTTCCGACGCCAACGACTACCTGCCTTACCCTTTGCCAGAAGGCGAAGACTATGAGACGGTGGGCGGCCTGCTCAACGTAATCTACGGGCAAATCCCGGAAAACCTGAACGAGACCACCACCTTTAACCAATACGATGTGCGCATTCTGGAGAAATCGGAGCGCCGGGTTGAGTCGGTGCTCCTGACCGTGCGCGAGGAAGACCGCGACGAAATCAGCTAA
- a CDS encoding protein-disulfide reductase DsbD family protein: MNHNIIVKHLLATWLLLLVACAAQAQVLKPATWSYDVSKKQVAVGEEVELIFNAKIDKDWYLYSSDFDPDLGPMVTEFKFQKHPSYELVGKIVPVKPKKKYDDLWEGEYTYFTGTAQFRQKIRVLKPDLLVKGSYEYQVCTDVDGRCIPFDDTFTFTDKQVKVTGAVAPAAKPAPANDAANKAAAAEEQPQAAAQEAATPLEEPSTVAPTDTAVAAGPANDGARVVADTAISAIPEEEPTAAGGGLWAFMLVAFGSGLVALLTPCVFPMVPMTVSFFTSSGGSRTQGIVKAVVYGLSIIAIYTIIGTIVAKLFGADGANFISTHWLPNLLFFLIFVVFAMSFFGMFEITLPSSWLTKVDSQADKGGWVGVFFMAFTLALVSFSCTGPIVGSILVASAGGETVRPIVGMFGFSLAFALPFTLFAVFPSWLSGLPKSGGWLNSVKVVLGFIELALALKFLSVADQVYHWGILDREVYLALWIVIFTLMGFYLLGKLKFSHDSDLKFISVPRLFLAVATFAFVVYLVPGLFGAPLKALAGYLPPQSTHDFDLNSLARQGGGGTAVATATTNENCEPPKYADFLHLPHGLKGYFDLEQAKKCAAEQGKPIFIDFTGHGCVNCREMEANVWSDPAVLKRLQENYVIAALYVDDKTELPESEWYTSSYDGKEKTTLGKKYADYQITKFNVNAQPYYVLMDAQENVLVKPIAYDLSVENFVNFLDAGVEAYKATHD; this comes from the coding sequence ATGAACCACAACATCATTGTAAAGCACCTATTGGCCACCTGGCTGTTGCTGTTAGTTGCCTGTGCTGCACAGGCGCAGGTCCTGAAGCCTGCCACCTGGAGCTACGACGTCTCTAAAAAACAGGTAGCTGTGGGTGAGGAAGTAGAGCTGATCTTTAACGCTAAGATTGACAAGGACTGGTACCTCTACTCCTCTGACTTTGACCCGGACCTGGGGCCGATGGTGACAGAGTTCAAGTTTCAGAAGCACCCGTCTTACGAGCTGGTGGGTAAGATAGTGCCGGTAAAGCCGAAAAAGAAGTACGACGACCTCTGGGAGGGGGAGTATACTTATTTTACCGGCACAGCGCAGTTCCGCCAGAAAATACGCGTGCTGAAACCGGACCTGCTCGTGAAAGGCTCCTACGAATACCAGGTGTGTACCGACGTGGATGGCCGCTGCATCCCGTTTGATGATACCTTCACCTTCACTGACAAACAGGTAAAAGTGACGGGTGCTGTAGCACCGGCCGCAAAGCCTGCCCCTGCAAACGATGCAGCTAACAAGGCGGCGGCAGCGGAGGAGCAACCGCAGGCTGCGGCACAGGAAGCTGCAACGCCCCTGGAGGAGCCAAGCACCGTTGCTCCCACTGACACCGCCGTTGCGGCCGGCCCGGCTAATGACGGCGCGCGCGTTGTAGCGGACACGGCCATCTCTGCCATTCCTGAGGAGGAGCCTACAGCTGCCGGCGGTGGTCTGTGGGCCTTTATGCTGGTGGCGTTCGGCTCCGGCTTGGTGGCGCTTTTAACACCCTGCGTGTTCCCGATGGTGCCCATGACGGTGAGTTTCTTTACCAGTAGCGGCGGCAGCCGCACACAGGGCATTGTCAAAGCGGTGGTCTACGGGCTGTCCATCATCGCCATTTATACTATCATCGGTACCATTGTGGCCAAGCTGTTCGGTGCCGACGGCGCTAACTTTATCAGCACACACTGGCTGCCGAACCTGCTGTTCTTTCTCATCTTCGTGGTGTTTGCCATGTCCTTTTTCGGGATGTTTGAGATAACGCTGCCGAGCTCCTGGCTTACCAAAGTAGACTCGCAGGCGGATAAGGGCGGCTGGGTCGGCGTGTTCTTTATGGCCTTTACGCTGGCGCTGGTTTCTTTTTCCTGCACCGGCCCGATTGTGGGAAGCATACTCGTTGCCTCTGCCGGAGGCGAAACCGTTAGGCCGATCGTTGGTATGTTCGGTTTCTCGCTGGCTTTTGCCTTGCCATTTACCCTTTTCGCCGTTTTCCCGTCGTGGCTGAGCGGGCTGCCGAAGTCCGGCGGCTGGCTTAACTCGGTAAAGGTGGTGCTAGGCTTTATAGAGCTGGCGCTGGCGCTGAAGTTCCTGAGCGTGGCCGACCAGGTGTACCACTGGGGCATCCTGGATCGTGAAGTGTACCTGGCGCTCTGGATCGTGATTTTCACGTTGATGGGCTTTTACCTGCTGGGCAAGCTCAAGTTCTCGCACGACTCTGACCTGAAGTTTATCAGCGTACCCCGCCTGTTTTTGGCTGTTGCCACTTTTGCCTTTGTGGTGTACCTGGTGCCCGGATTATTTGGTGCTCCGCTTAAAGCCCTGGCGGGTTACCTGCCGCCACAATCCACCCACGACTTTGACCTGAACAGCCTTGCGCGCCAGGGCGGAGGTGGCACGGCTGTGGCCACCGCCACAACCAACGAAAACTGTGAGCCGCCCAAATATGCTGACTTCCTGCACCTGCCCCACGGCCTGAAAGGCTACTTTGACCTGGAGCAGGCCAAGAAATGTGCGGCAGAGCAGGGTAAGCCCATCTTTATAGATTTTACGGGCCACGGCTGCGTAAACTGCCGCGAAATGGAAGCCAACGTGTGGTCTGACCCTGCTGTGCTGAAGCGCCTGCAGGAGAACTATGTAATTGCCGCCTTGTATGTAGACGACAAGACGGAGCTGCCGGAAAGCGAGTGGTACACCAGCTCCTACGATGGCAAAGAAAAGACCACCCTCGGTAAAAAGTATGCGGATTACCAGATCACGAAGTTTAATGTAAATGCACAGCCATACTATGTGTTGATGGATGCGCAGGAAAACGTGCTGGTAAAGCCCATTGCCTATGACCTGAGCGTAGAGAACTTTGTAAACTTCCTGGATGCCGGTGTGGAGGCTTATAAAGCCACACATGACTAG